The nucleotide sequence ACTGACCGCTCTGCCCGCCGCCCTTCCGCCAAGGTTGCTGGAACTGCGCGCCAGGCACAACGAGCTAAGCAGCCTGCCTGCCGCGTTCCCACCCGGTCTCCAGCGTCTTCTCATTAGCCATAATCGCTTGACCAGTTTGCCGGACGATCTTCCGGCGACCCTCTCTGAGCTAGAGGTTGCTGACAACAGCTTGACCAGTCTGCCGGCAAACCTTCCGGCCGGGCTCGAGATCTTGAACGCAAACGACAACCGGCTCATCAGCCTGCCGGATGCTCTCCCGAGCGGGCTCACCTCGCTTGCGGTCAGTGGCAATCAGTTGACCGACCTCCCGGTGTCCCTCCCCTCGTGGCTCGTTGAACTCAATGTCAGCGGCAATCAATTGGCCAACCTCCCCGACCCACTTCCGAGCACGCTCCAATCACTCAATGTCAGCGGTAACCGGCTGACCAGCCTGCCTGAAGGTCTTTTAGATGCTCTTGTGCCGAATAATAGCCTCTACTACCCGCATCTGGAGAGACTCGAATTGGAGGATAACGCGCTGCCGGACGACATCCTCGCTCATCTGGCGGCGGCTGAAGCGCCACCGCAGCTTGCGCAGCAATCCCTGCATGAAGCTGCCGCACACTGGCTCGCAGACGACCCGGCCACGCTGGCCGAATGGGAGCACTTTGCGGACGAGCCCGGCGCCCAAGACTACGCACAGTTCCTGGAGAGGCTACGAGGCAGCGTGAACTACGGCAATAACGGGTTTCGGCAAGCAGTGGCTGACGATCTACGGCAGGCGGCCGCCAATCCGACGTTGCGCGAGCAGTTCTTTGCACAGGCTTCCGAGGCCAACACGAGCTGCGAGGATCGGGTCACCTTGCACTGGAATGGTATGCAGACCGCGCGCATCA is from Bradyrhizobium sp. ISRA430 and encodes:
- a CDS encoding NEL-type E3 ubiquitin ligase domain-containing protein codes for the protein MDTGHAQRSAASSPDAFEEVEQESYLGGFNRAVANLVETLTGYRTPASARAQILDNWVAEEGQCEAENRRQGRRRIRNSDNTGSRSLDLSSLSLTALPAALPPRLLELRARHNELSSLPAAFPPGLQRLLISHNRLTSLPDDLPATLSELEVADNSLTSLPANLPAGLEILNANDNRLISLPDALPSGLTSLAVSGNQLTDLPVSLPSWLVELNVSGNQLANLPDPLPSTLQSLNVSGNRLTSLPEGLLDALVPNNSLYYPHLERLELEDNALPDDILAHLAAAEAPPQLAQQSLHEAAAHWLADDPATLAEWEHFADEPGAQDYAQFLERLRGSVNYGNNGFRQAVADDLRQAAANPTLREQFFAQASEANTSCEDRVTLHWNGMQTARINADVKDGVYDDRLGDLIQRGRVAFRLEALDEIARDRINSLASGNPNVDDIEVYLAYQHRLREPLELYHLAPDMRFLEVSHVSEDDATEALDLVREREASQFTDYMASRWQPWETVLRRIAPDEHAAMGDRVLDAMGDEFQTRLTQRLVEHGLLGDADAERVLGAQVRNEIAGEIKGEVMQRVLAERGLEL